The proteins below are encoded in one region of Anguilla anguilla isolate fAngAng1 chromosome 3, fAngAng1.pri, whole genome shotgun sequence:
- the gla gene encoding alpha-galactosidase A produces the protein MTSRLYVSRHQLSNLYKMTRFILAAFNVIVGVSTFISPVQALDNGLALTPTMGWLHWERFMCNTDCDTDPHNCISEKLYMEMADMMVKDGWKEAGYEYVCIDDCWPSRDRDSNGRLQADPKRFPGGMKKLADYIHSKGLKLGIYADVGTKTCAGYPGSLGHYDTDAETFAEWGVDLLKFDGCNMPNWTLLAGGYTNMSSALNKTGRSILYSCEWPLYEWQFHQPNYTAIQQMCNHWRNFADVYDSWSSVQTILDWTADHQDLIVPVAGPGGWNDPDMLVIGNFGLSRDQQETQMALWAIMAAPLLMSNDLRAIDPQSRQLLQNRHIIAISQDPLGKQGTREAKVNGFDVWQRPLSNDRLALALTNRQEMGGPRNFPLFLATLLTWGSCNPRCNVTQILPQYQELGVQGLFNKVQVQVNPTGTALLVLSPVEGTSCSRQQAKKWLRYLSKDKAQRTAL, from the exons ATGACAAGCAGATTATACGTATCCAGACACCAGCTATCAAACTTATATAAAATGACCAGGTTCATTTTGGCTGCCTTTAACGTTATAGTAGGGGTAAGTACATTTATTTCCCCAGTTCAAGCGCTGGACAATGGCCTCGCGCTGACACCGACAATGGGCTGGCTGCACTGGGAAAGATTTATGTGTAATACTGACTGTGACACGGATCCTCATAATTGTATCAG TGAGAAGCTGTACATGGAGATGGCGGACATGATGGTGAAGGATGGGTGGAAGGAAGCCGGCTACGAGTACGTGTGCATCGACGACTGCTGGCCCTCCAGGGACCGCGACTCCAACGGCCGACTGCAGGCGGACCCCAAAAGGTTCCCAGGGGGGATGAAGAAGCTTGCTGACTAT aTTCACTCCAAGGGCCTGAAGCTGGGGATTTATGCCGATGTCGGCACGAAGACCTGTGCAGGCTACCCTGGCAGCTTGGGCCACTATGACACGGACGCTGAGACCTTTGCCGAATGGGGGGTGGACCTGCTGAAATTTGACGGGTGCAACATGCCCAACTGGACCTTACTGGCAGGAG GTTATACAAACATGTCCAGTGCCTTGAACAAGACCGGGAGGAGTATTTTGTATTCCTGTGAGTGGCCACTGTACGAGTGGCAGTTCCACCAG CCTAACTACACCGCAATCCAGCAGATGTGTAATCACTGGCGCAACTTTGCGGACGTGTACGATTCGTGGAGCAGTGTGCAGACCATCCTGGACTGGACAGCCGATCATCAGGACCTCATAGTTCCGGTGGCTGGGCCCGGAGGCTGGAATGACCCGGACATG CTGGTAATCGGGAATTTTGGGCTGAGCCGGGACCAGCAGGAGACCCAAATGGCCTTGTGGGCGATCATGGCCGCCCCGCTGCTGATGTCAAACGACCTGCGGGCCATCGATCCCCAGTCCCGACAGCTGCTGCAGAACCGCCACATCATCGCCATCAGCCAGGACCCCCTGGGCAAGCAGGGCACCCGCGAGGCCAAG GTGAACGGTTTCGATGTGTGGCAGCGCCCCCTGTCCAACGACAGACTGGCACTGGCGCTGACCAACAGGCAGGAGATGGGCGGGCCCCGGAACTTCCCCCTGTTCCTGGCCACCTTGCTCACCTGGGGGTCCTGTAATCCCCGCTGCAACGTGACCCAGATCCTGCCCCAGTATCAGGAGCTGGGCGTGCAGGGGCTCTTCAATAAGGTACAGGTGCAGGTGAACCCCACGGGCACCGCGCTGCTCGTCCTCTCCCCCGTGGAGGGCACGTCCTGCTCCAGGCAGCAGGCTAAAAAATGGCTTCGCTACCTCAGCAAAGACAAAGCCCAGAGGACGGCTCTGTGA